The Apostichopus japonicus isolate 1M-3 chromosome 14, ASM3797524v1, whole genome shotgun sequence region catagcgccctcacttttttcaaggcttcactgcttaAACACACGGCGATATACTGTGTCAGCAATCTTCCTAGTTCAATTTCTCTGGGAAGCTTGTACCTCCTATTTGTCTCTCATTAACAGTTTTAATTTGGAATGTTAACAGTAAAGTTGACGCTGAAAACCATCGTTTAAGTCATGTTAAGAGATTCAATATGTTAGATTCAGCACTTGCAAAACTCATCTCCAATACAGAAATTAAACATTCTGCcgtttttaaatgtcaaaagaACAAATACATTAAGCAcgatgatatcatatttagacttgatcaagtctccagccCAGTTTGGAACGGATCAATAACATCTGTTATATTTCCTCAATGgaagaatttctttttttccccatcaCATGTTATAGTTTTAGCACGTATTAGTTATAGATTAGTTAGTGGTGGTGATTGGGTGTATGGGTCCGTTAAAGCTACACATTACCATGTATTcgtcaaaatttgatgatacAATATTCCACCCCTAAAAGATAAGATGGGATAATAGTTTATTGAAACACATATTCCGATACTATTGAAGCAATAATTGAATCGTACCAGGAATTATCAAATATGGCataaatttcaaaaacaaaaattaaattgttaaGTTAAATATGTGGGACCTAAAAAATGTATATGGGTGACATTAAGAGATTTAATACCATTATAAGGTACAGTTAATTGTTGTAATCACTTAATTCCAAATTAATGGTTGTATATATGGATATTGAATTTTGTGTGAATATTATACGCCCTTTATTAAAAGTTATAACTTTACACCTGAACACAAAATGTGCCTTTCGGTGTTCTTTATTGCTCGCAGTTATGCATAAATTCAAGTGTTAATACGAAGGGAAATACACTTCCATGAACAACATGAGGCATTTAATTTGTAAATTCTTCATCAATATCTTCTATGGATATATGCAGCCAAGTTGTTAATAATTATTGGTTGTTCAGAAGGGACTGTATAAGGCGAAGCACAATATGATGATAACCAACGCTAACTCAGAGAAGATCGCCTTGTTCAGTGTATGTCACCGTGTTAACCTCTCAACACAAAGACTGACAAAaaattatgaattatgaataaCCTATAATCTGATCTAACAATTcgctatataaaatataactcCCGTCGGGAAGAAGATCGTTGAAATTGACATATAATTGGATTTAAGATATCCATATTTTGCGGTCATTTGATCTTATCAGCCATTAAATttgtgcgtgtgtttgtgtgtaaatTCACAGTCCATATATGGAGCTCTACCACTTGAAGGAAATTTCCACAAAAGGAAAGCctgaaatttgatcattttgatcATGAAGAAAGAATTTCTCTTTATTGTGTTCTGTAATTCACTATGATTTAAAATGAGCAGGGATTTCAAGAACCATGTGAGCCCAGGACAAGTATGCAACCCGGTCTGTagacccccccctcccctccctttgaCTCCATCTAACAGATTTGTGTTACTGTTCGTTGAATGACTGTCAAATGTAACAAGAGAGCGAGACCTCGCCCGCCCCCTCCGATGTAGCAAGTGTCTAAGGGTGACAGGGGGACCCAACTCCTGTAGGATGGTAGATTGAAAAGCCAATACCAAAGggcaaaaaatagaaaatggttcaaaatttaaaatcaattaattaGAATGGAAGCAATTAATGAGATAATAAACAGCCGGAGGAAAAAGGGACGCTGACTGCGCTGGGGGAATGAGTGTCTTGGTGGTTGTGCTTgacattatataatataatgttaCCTTCATATGGATACAATAACAAGTGATGTTCCTTAATATCAAATCCACCATTCACTGTCTGTATAGAATGGAATTAATTAACGATACAATAACCATCCGGGGGTAAAAGGACGCTGACTACACTGGGGGAATGAGTGTCTTGGTGGTTGTGCTTGACattatacaataaaatgagTGTCTTGGTGGTTGTGCTTGACATTATACAATATAATGAGTGTCTTGGTGGTTGTGCTTGgcattatataatataatgagTGTCTTGGTGGTTGTGCTTGACattatacaataaaatgagTGTCTTGGTGGTTGTGCTTGACATTATACAATATAATGAGTGTCTTGGTGGTTGTGCTTGgcattatataatataatgagTGTCTTGGTGGTTGTGCTTGACATTATACAATATAATGAGTGTCTTGGTGGTTGTGCTTGACATTATACAATATAATGAGTGTCTTGGTGTTTCTGCTTGGCATTATATAATACCTTCATGGATGCAATAACAAGTGATGTACCTTAATATCAAATCCACCATTTCACTGTCTGTAGCAATTCGTGTGATATCTTTTTCAATGTTTCACATGGTCAGTCAACAACTTCTATGCCAATTGGACGACAGCGCAAAATTATCTTGGATAACCCCTcaccccaacccaacccaaccccaaccccccccccccccaaaaaaaacaaaaaaacaattgtcaTTTTTTATACTGACACACCTTTTTCGGCATTCGAAACCTGCAGAGAATATACAACAAGTCTCTATATAGGGTCGATATTCGGCAATATCCTTGCCTCAAACTCAGTTCTATAGTTTTGGCTGGTTGAAGTTTTGCACGACGTGTAAAGTATCAATGGACTAAGTTAAGTATTAATGCAGTATACACAGGGCGCCTGTTAGTTATCTCACGGTCAAGTGTTTCTTATACAGTATACTTGAAAAATACAACTATTTTTCTTCCAGGCCTGAATTGCATATAAGTTCCTGCTGGTATGGGCGAATACATAAACAGTGTTATAGTTAACCACGTGTGAGTCGTACGACATGCATGGTCAATAGACcatgttgaatatatatagtTGTGCCTCAATTATATGTTTAAGCTGCTTCAACGTTCATTTTATCAAGAAGCTATATCAGTTAAGTTGATCAAACTTTTTGATCCTttacaacaatgaaaatgtCTTTAAAGTTGTAGGAAATTACGCTTGATAAGTCAGATCTTCtttcaatgtgttttttcatttttttttctttgcccgtATCTGCTTTAATAAAATTACTTCTGTTGTGCTGTTATACTTTATATTCGAATAAAGTCCAGTCTCGTGATGCTATCGAACAGTGCATTTTCAACCTCTTCTCTGAGTGACCTCTCGGTATAAAACCACTTCCGTACAACGTGGTAAAAGATAAGACAACCATTTGTAGTTGAACTGACATAAATATCGTAACCATATATACCAttgacaacaaaaaatgaagtAGGCATACTCTACATATTCCGcgtggaaaaaaatgtttattataataaacgtaattttttaaatagaaaaaaaaagagaaacatgAACAAATGGACGGGAGGGCATCGAAAACCATGACACCAAACATAAGGTTGTATAGTAGTGACGTCACGTATACAACGAGGGCATGCAGGAGCAATCTCTGAATATGTGCAAAGGAATAATTCATGCGGTGTCGTGGGGAGTTGTATTTCTTCTGGTCCGTCtttagatatatgtatatggaCCTTGTTTTCAGTAACCTTTACCAACAGGAATATCAATTATCAGATAATTAATTATCTTTTTTAATTATCTTTCTTTAATGAGAGGCCGAATCATGGTCTTTATATATGCCATCATTTTTGTATCCAAATAGGCTAGAAAGTCATAATGGTCAGCTGTGTTCAAGTACTATAACcattcttaaaaaaaacatCTAACATCGTTTTTATTGTCTGATACGGTTACTTTATCTGATAATAAATAAGCCTGCATCTTTAACTTCAAGTAAATTGCAACTCTTGTTTATGttgtatctatttttttttaaagcatctATACTGAATTTGATTGTGAGGGTAAATATTATAGTTATAACCTCTAAGGTATACACAAATTTACTTACCAGATACCAAGGTTTCTCGTCTGCTGAACGGAAAAATTGCTTCGAACAGAGCGGTGCGATACTGGCGGTTTGTCAGGCCGTAAATAAATGGATTGATAGCTGAATTTAGATATAGCAATATGGTCAAGACAAGGAAAATGTTACGTCGAGCGGTTATTGGTAATTGTACTTCGTAACCGACGATGTCGAATATCCAGGTAACCGTAACATAAAACTGAATTGGTGCATTGCAAAGGAAAAAGACACATCCATTGATAACGATCATCCTCGTGGCAGAATGGCGGGACCGCTTTGCTTTCACCGCCTGGCTTTGACTTTCCTTTCGCCCACTCATACTATCTTCTCGTTTCGTCAAAGTAGCGATGATAGCAATGTAGAAGAAGGCGGTTCCCATTATAGCAGCGTAGAACGGTAGCAGTTGAAGGGGAACTCCTATCGCGTTGAACCAAAACGGTACAAAAGGCTCACAATAGTGAACATCGCCGGAGAGATGGCTGTATTCACCGTCCTCCGGGAACAATATGCAGAGAGCAACCCTACGTCCTTTACCCGGGATTTGTAAGGTAGCAAAGACGAATGCAAAGATCCAGGTACCCAGAAGAATCAACCGAGTGCGAGAGGTGTTACTGATTTTCATGTGCTGCATTGGGCGGCACACCGCGGTGTATCGCTCCATAGAAAACATCAGCACGGTGAACAGTGATACGTAGTAAGTAAATTCTAAGAAGACTGCAACGATACAATAAATCGGACCAAGAAATTCGGTGCCAGCGTTAAGAGGAGTCGAGACATAATAATAAAAGCGATCTAGGTAACCATAACCTAATATAATCATATCGGCGATAGCTAGGTTCACGAGGTAGGCATTCATCACGGTCCGCATTCTCTCAACTTTATAAACCACGAAGATGAAAACACCGTTGGCAGCTAAACCGACAATCACTATGAACGCAAAAACGGTGTACGTCAAGATTTCTTCCGAATACGATTTGGTTAAACCGTCTTTGATGAACATAGAAGACTCATTACGTATGTCGTAAACATTCCCTGTACAGACGATATCACCTTCCATATCGAGATAGAAACTTGGATGAagaagataataaaaaaaaaacttgctttCTGGTTCTTTTGGGAAGGGaaggtatatatgtatgaaagaAGTTACACAAATGATCGTCACACAACTGGTACAATAAACAATACCGTGGAAATGAACAATCACTTCGTCAAGTGATCACGGAGCAAAATATCAAGAATCGTTCAAGACCTCTTCTTGAAGTTCAATACTGGTTGAAGTGGTTCTTGGAATACAACTCGTCCTTCTCACACAGATTCAAATTGAAAAGGAATACTCGTTGGCGGTGAAAACGAAGAATACGAGCATTTGTGAGATTGTAGGCGGAGTTACACTGAGTTAAGCATCGACGTACCAATCATATTAGGTAAACGTCTTAACGGTTTGCTTATAAATATGCATAGTTTACATCTACAGTAGATGTATTTATAAACTGCCATCATATATTTGAAACAACTTCAATCGAACAAAAGAGAAAGGTCAATTGATAATACTTAGAGGAGATGAGGTATGGTATGGTAGAAATAAATCTTTCCGATTTTAGAGAAATCTTTCTCGATAAGGAATTCAAGTAAAACGTACCGGACTTTGAGTGGCATTGGTAGGAATTCCTTCTTTAAAAAGCTAAAGTTGTACTTCAAGAATCACACTTGTATATGGAATGTCTTTCCACTGCGTGTCTATAATAGATGATCAATTTACATCTTATAACAAGAGTGTCTAGTTGTAATCTAAAAGCTTTCTTTGAAAACTTGTTACTCTGACGAAGTCGTCTAAACTGCCTACAAAACTGGACACCCATCAATGTAACTGTGAGATCTGCGTGGGTCTGTGTGATCGGTATCAGAGAGTACCAGCGTCTAGGTTCGTTTAACTGGTACATTGTTTTGTATCCCACAATTTCAaagatattgttatattttggaTCGACAAAACTATATATCTTTCTCTCATACTTATTACGCTGGAAGGACTCGACCCTGCAGTGACGTCACACGCTGGTATGATAGGTGTTCAAAGCAATTTCAGTgatttcaataataaaaaaaatcctgtCACGGGAATTGTCAAAATCGGCGCTTTGAACCTACTTTTTTTTAACCATTATTCAGATCAAAAACAGACCTACTTTATGATGCGTATCGTTTCGCGGTCATTAACgatacattgacctcttgtgtATTGAAATCGGCCTTGTGATCGATCAAGGATGACGAGAAAATTCAAATTATATAATCCTAAGCAAAAGGTTGTGGTAAATCGAAAACTGACCCTTACttgttaggctatatatagttaAAACAGAAGGAATGGTTAAAAGATAATTTGTATACTgtttataaatttgaaaattaattcaGGATGGAATTTGGAATAGTTGTATTGCTAAACCTGAATTTTTATTGCCAAAAATAATTATgagataattatataaataatgcatcaaagtattagaaacgaggaAAATAGCCACCAGACACAAGTTTGtaaagttattattttttttgttgtatttattgTACATAAAATGGAAGGGAATCCTTGACGTGAAAGATAATAATCAattaatatactgtattataAATATGTTGGTTGTGTTCAATTTAATCAGTAACCATCTGATTGATTTAGTGTATAGTTAACGGGAAGTAGCGGTGTATTATGTATGAGGATGGTGAGTGCATAATGCTGTGTTTTAATGTAATCTGTGATTGTTCTCTACTAGACTACTACTTCCAGTCAACGAATactattattatgaatattattggtatgagaaagggaaaacaaatttAAGAGATAAATCGTAAGTCTTAATTCAAAGAGCATGCAAAGCCTCCGATATTGTTCTAATTCTTTGTGGAACAATCTTCCGATCAACTTGAAATATTATACTTCCGTGGCTTCGTTCAGGCGACAACTGAAAAATTACTTTGAAAGCCTTTATTGATTGTATCCGTTGTAAGGGGCGGGAGttgatggtggtggtgttgggggggggggtattggtATAGGTCTTATATGTTAAGGTTATCATTTTTTTGCGGGGGGGGGAGTTCTTTTACAggtgttaaggttatctattttctttaatgggagtactctatttgattaagcccaaaagggttcatttcctttcacattgtttacttatttgcagttatattgtcttgttcactttgttataatatttgatgaaacgaatattaatgataataataataactgaatTTTACACGAACAAATTAGCTACATCGTTGATAGTTTAAATGCCAGTCGGATACCGTTTGGATCGCCTTTTAGTTTCCGGGCAATTTATTAAGTTCTTTAAAAATAAAGTGCAAAGAGGTCAaatactcgctacacgcctcgCTATACTCGTGAAATCAATTTGACAATAACTTATAGAGAGGTTAATTTTCATTGCATAAGAAATCATTATCATACAGTGtcttttttataataatatcacTTAAATGCCAACAAAAAGCAAATCGCGAATATAAAACACAGATTATTACTCTctttttgatattatttgaattttgaaatgacCTTGTTCTTGTAAGGCTAATGCACTaaatcaatttgagatatccTTATCGAACAGTATTTTTATTcaagaaaattaacaaaaacatttaGTAGCGCAAATGGTGACTTTAAGATACCACATtaaatttgatctgttttagacCGATAAAAGCCACTGCGACCATTCCAGGTTTTATTATCtgccacatttttttttagcaaacgGCATTTTTAGTAAGTGGCTGAATCACTTAGTTTAGCACACAGACCATTAGGCCACTATTAGGAACAGAACACAAAGTAAAcacattaaaacatgtttggTTTCTAATGGCTTGTTTATGTACAATGCATTTCATTTATTACAAGGACAAATGATTTTAAGTCTGAAGATTAATATATCTTTTAATAGACAATCCCATTTAAAtcattaataagtgatattttcAACACTGCTTTCATAGGCATGTATTCTAGTTTGTTTGGACTTCTTCATCACAAACATctctgttaaaaataaaaagttaaatatCCATTAACTTTGAAGTGG contains the following coding sequences:
- the LOC139979664 gene encoding allatostatin-A receptor-like; the encoded protein is MEGDIVCTGNVYDIRNESSMFIKDGLTKSYSEEILTYTVFAFIVIVGLAANGVFIFVVYKVERMRTVMNAYLVNLAIADMIILGYGYLDRFYYYVSTPLNAGTEFLGPIYCIVAVFLEFTYYVSLFTVLMFSMERYTAVCRPMQHMKISNTSRTRLILLGTWIFAFVFATLQIPGKGRRVALCILFPEDGEYSHLSGDVHYCEPFVPFWFNAIGVPLQLLPFYAAIMGTAFFYIAIIATLTKREDSMSGRKESQSQAVKAKRSRHSATRMIVINGCVFFLCNAPIQFYVTVTWIFDIVGYEVQLPITARRNIFLVLTILLYLNSAINPFIYGLTNRQYRTALFEAIFPFSRRETLVSGHQMLTLRSSGIDSASKQRETPSQKLSKT